From a region of the Scyliorhinus torazame isolate Kashiwa2021f chromosome 15, sScyTor2.1, whole genome shotgun sequence genome:
- the aqp11 gene encoding aquaporin-11: MEDVLVSVGVMAGVVTVCQLLRWTTWELLCPRRRSGGRQSCPGPEALRLEVIGELVSTLQLCVCTHELRLLGSSGLVGWIPGLSFTYLMTVVHITTFSGASCNPMSCLEQFLCGHCSGQLAVSKLLAQFGAASVARHLSEIVWAMDLSDLHWHHRLRQYECTSLLNTTPGKGLVTEFFCAFTLRAALFKFQFLKQKHKIHAVAALITFLVFAAGDLTGAVFNPALAYSITFNCVGTTYLEYCFVYWLGPLLGVMTAVLMFGNKSVPCAHENTKIQTAKEKRA; encoded by the exons ATGGAGGATGTTCTGGTTTCTGTTGGTGTCATGGCCGGTGTGGTAACGGTGTGCCAGTTGCTGCGCTGGACGACCTGGGAGCTGCTGTGTCCCCGGCGGCGGTCAGGGGGGAGGCAGAGCTGCCCGGGGCCGGAGGCCCTACGCCTCGAGGTGATAGGGGAGCTCGTCTCCACCCTGCAGCTGTGTGTGTGCACGCATGAGCTGCGGCTCCTGGGGAGCTCGGGGCTGGTGGGGTGGATTCCGGGGCTCAGCTTCACCTACCTGATGACCGTCGTCCACATCACCACCTTCAGCGGTGCCAGCTGCAACCCGATGAGCTGCCTGGAGCAGTTCCTTTGCGGGCATTGTAGTGGCCAGCTGGCGGTCAGCAAGCTGCTGGCGCAGTTCGGAGCTGCCTCGGTGGCCCGCCATCTATCCGAGATTGTGTGGGCCATGGACTTGTCGGACCTGCACTGGCACCATCGCCTCCGCCAGTACGAATGCACCTCGTTGCTGAACACTACCCCCGGCAAAGGGCTGGTCACGGAGTTCTTCTGTGCCTTTACACTCAGAGCTGCACTCTTCAAATTTCAGTTCCTCAAGCAGAAACACAAGATACATGCGGTGGCTGCGTTGATCACCTTTCTCGTATTTGCAG CTGGAGACCTAACGGGTGCTGTGTTTAATCCGGCCCTTGCCTATTCAATCACCTTCAACTGCGTGGGAACCACTTATCTTGAATACTGTTTCGTTTACTGGCTTGGACCCTTGCTGG GTGTGATGACAGCTGTCTTGATGTTTGGCAATAAATCAGTACCCTGTGCCCATGAGAACACAAAAATACAAACGGCCAAGGAGAAGAGGGCCTGA